The Phoenix dactylifera cultivar Barhee BC4 chromosome 9, palm_55x_up_171113_PBpolish2nd_filt_p, whole genome shotgun sequence genome window below encodes:
- the LOC103710247 gene encoding non-classical arabinogalactan protein 31-like isoform X1: MVQARGRVVQLVFLLFLISSSADGVNEVEEEAKRLVREPPPTPPLFIKPPFHLPPLRLPMVVEGVIYCRSCKLRNYDRLLDASPLPGAVAELRCNNSRHELRLNGTTNADGYFLIQAPMRKVTTFGSHKCKVFLMSSPLASCNRPSNLSGGVTGAYLRFERITKVGPDQSALFAAGYFEFSPAKTTLCPHLP, from the exons ATGGTTCAGGCGAGGGGCCGAGTGGTTCAGCTTGTATTTCTGCTCTTTCTGATCTCCTCATCGGCCGATGGTGTTAATGAAGTAGAAGAGGAGGCAAAGAGGTTGGTCAGGGAACCACCACCGACACCTCCTCTCTTTATTAAGCCACCCTTCCACCTTCCACCATTGAGGCTTCCCATGGTCGTTGAAGGGGTGATCTATTGCCGGTCTTGCAAGCTCCGCAACTATGACAGGCTCCTTGATGCATCACCGCTTCCTG GTGCAGTCGCAGAGCTGCGGTGCAATAACAGCAGGCATGAATTAAGGTTAAATGGAACGACAAATGCTGATGGCTACTTCCTAATCCAGGCACCAATGAGGAAGGTGACAACGTTTGGCTCCCACAAGTGCAAGGTGTTCCTGATGTCATCGCCCTTGGCATCGTGCAACCGGCCCAGCAACCTCAGTGGAGGAGTAACAGGGGCTTATTTGAGGTTTGAGAGGATTACAAAGGTTGGCCCCGACCAATCGGCCCTCTTCGCTGCCGGATATTTCGAGTTTTCCCCTGCCAAGACCACCCTATGTCCGCATTTGCCTTGA
- the LOC103710249 gene encoding proton pump-interactor 1-like isoform X1 produces the protein MENEIMVVETVGADITPSQVKEGIEGDNTFLAEMDSKTKSNQGHGLDGLSKFGSVDDSHGVNGEGKEGDRVANVNFPKDAVDEWPAPKQFHTFYFVKHRSYEDPKLKAKIEQADKEIRKKNEHRFQITEALKAKRSERAQVISQLKPLTAEDKQYRMIMDEKRKEMKPFHEALGKLRSANNDVREKGMGLCSSEEELNELIESRHYHMQHESLTLVEEKQLIKEIKQLEGTREKVIANAAMRAKIQDSLGQREAIQDQVKLQGGDIDGFKKEQQAVRMKIRQLEEELKTIDDEIISLQEELTAVNEKKDKAFETLIELRKARDVANACYFQNRSLLNTAKDLAAKKDIAALQELAHAEEEKFMSQWRSNKDFRDDYEKRILPSLDLRQLSRDGRIRNPDERPIISEAPSSTGSETMPAKASVKQAKEGVNPAPLNDTVTSHKLHDAGNTKSTEVASKRKMSGPMDTENASVTEMSQKESSKVEEIDTVKLKEMKREEEIAKAKMASERKKRQAEKAAAKAAIRAQKEAEKKLKEKEKRARKKAGTSAPAALDEQTEMDMKIVEPEDTNVNIEAPISKPNKEQKGKARYRNHPKGRAPLPRVILKRQKSHSYWLWAAPAIVGALVLVLLTYYFSFGRN, from the exons AAATTATGGTTGTGGAGACAGTCGGAGCTGATATTACTCCAAGCCAGGTCAAAGAAGGAATTGAAGGAGACAATACATTTCTTGCTGAAATGGATAGCAAGACAAAATCTAATCAGGGACACGGACTCGATGGACTGAGCAAATTTGGTTCAGTGGATGATTCACATGGAGTGAATGGAGAGGGCAAAGAGGGAGATCGTGTTGCCAATGTCAATTTTCCAAAGGATGCTGTAGATGAGTGGCCAGCACCAAAGCAATTCCATACCTTCTACTTTGTCAAGCACCGTTCTTATGAAGACCCAAAACTGAAGGCCAAAATTGAACAAGCTGACAAGGAGATCCGAAAGAAGAATGAACATCGATTCCAAATAACTGAAGCATTAAAGGCCAAAAGG TCTGAGCGAGCACAAGTGATTTCGCAATTAAAGCCTTTGACTGCTGAGGACAAACAATACCGGATGATTATGgatgagaagagaaaagaaatgaaacCATTTCATGAAGCTTTGGGCAAGCTGCGTAGTGCAAATAATGATGTGAGGGAGAAAGGAATGGGTTTATGCTCTTCAGAGGAAGAGCTTAATGAACTT ATTGAAAGCCGGCATTATCATATGCAACATGAGAGCCTCACTTTAGTTGAGGAGAAACAGTTGATTAAGGAGATCAAACAGCTtgaaggaacaagagaaaaagttaTTGCTAATGCTGCTATGAGAGCTAAAATTCAGGATTCCTTAGGTCAGAGAGAAGCTATTCAAGACCAGGTCAAA ttaCAAGGTGGTGACATTGATGGATTTAAAAAGGAGCAACAAGCAGTTAGGATGAAAATCAGACAACTGGAAGAAGAACTGAAGACCATAGATGATGAAATCATTTCCTTACAGGAGGAGTTGACTGCTGTGAATGAGAAGAAGGACAAAGCATTTGAAACTCTCATTGAATTGAGGAAAGCACGTGATGTAGCA AATGCATGTTACTTTCAAAACCGTTCACTCTTAAACACTGCCAAGGATCTTGCTGCAAAGAAGGATATAGCAGCACTGCAAGAGCTTGCCCATGCTGAG GAAGAGAAATTTATGTCCCAGTGGAGAAGTAATAAAGACTTCAGAGATGATTATGAGAAGAGGATATTGCCATCGCTAGACCTTCGTCAGCTTAGCAGGGACGGACGGATCAGGAACCCGGATGAAAGGCCAATTATTTCAGAGGCACCATCATCCACAGGATCAGAGACCATGCCAGCTAAAGCAAGTGTAAAACAAGCAAAGGAGGGTGTGAACCCCGCTCCACTCAACGATACTGTCACTAGCCACAAGTTACATGATGCTGGCAATACTAAATCAACTGAGGTGGCATCGAAAAGAAAGATGAGTGGTCCTATGGACACTGAAAACGCTTCAGTGACTGAGATGTCCCAAAAGGAGTCTTCCAAAGTTGAAGAGATTGATACTGTGAAGTTGAAGGAgatgaaaagagaagaggagattGCAAAAGCTAAGATGGCttcggagaggaagaagaggcaaGCTGAGAAAGCAGCAGCAAAAGCAGCAATCAGAGCTCAGAAGGAAGCTGAAAAGAAACTCAAG gaaaaggagaagagagctaggaAAAAGGCTGGGACGTCTGCACCTGCTGCACTTGATGAGCAGACTGAAATGGACATGAAGATCGTGGAGCCGGAAGATACTAATGTGAATATAGAAGCCCCAATTTCCAAACCAAACaaagaacaaaaaggaaaagctaGGTACAGAAATCACCCAAAAGGTCGGGCTCCGCTCCCTAGGGTCATCCTTAAGAGGCAGAAGTCACATTCATATTGGTTATGGGCTGCCCCAGCGATAGTGGGGGCTCTGGTGCTTGTGTTGTTGACTTACTACTTTTCTTTTGGAAGAAACTGA
- the LOC103710247 gene encoding non-classical arabinogalactan protein 31-like isoform X2 has product MVQARGRVVQLVFLLFLISSSADGVNEVEEEAKRLVREPPPTPPLFIKPPFHLPPLRLPMVVEGVIYCRSCKLRNYDRLLDASPLPVAELRCNNSRHELRLNGTTNADGYFLIQAPMRKVTTFGSHKCKVFLMSSPLASCNRPSNLSGGVTGAYLRFERITKVGPDQSALFAAGYFEFSPAKTTLCPHLP; this is encoded by the exons ATGGTTCAGGCGAGGGGCCGAGTGGTTCAGCTTGTATTTCTGCTCTTTCTGATCTCCTCATCGGCCGATGGTGTTAATGAAGTAGAAGAGGAGGCAAAGAGGTTGGTCAGGGAACCACCACCGACACCTCCTCTCTTTATTAAGCCACCCTTCCACCTTCCACCATTGAGGCTTCCCATGGTCGTTGAAGGGGTGATCTATTGCCGGTCTTGCAAGCTCCGCAACTATGACAGGCTCCTTGATGCATCACCGCTTCCTG TCGCAGAGCTGCGGTGCAATAACAGCAGGCATGAATTAAGGTTAAATGGAACGACAAATGCTGATGGCTACTTCCTAATCCAGGCACCAATGAGGAAGGTGACAACGTTTGGCTCCCACAAGTGCAAGGTGTTCCTGATGTCATCGCCCTTGGCATCGTGCAACCGGCCCAGCAACCTCAGTGGAGGAGTAACAGGGGCTTATTTGAGGTTTGAGAGGATTACAAAGGTTGGCCCCGACCAATCGGCCCTCTTCGCTGCCGGATATTTCGAGTTTTCCCCTGCCAAGACCACCCTATGTCCGCATTTGCCTTGA
- the LOC103710249 gene encoding proton pump-interactor 1-like isoform X2 — MVVETVGADITPSQVKEGIEGDNTFLAEMDSKTKSNQGHGLDGLSKFGSVDDSHGVNGEGKEGDRVANVNFPKDAVDEWPAPKQFHTFYFVKHRSYEDPKLKAKIEQADKEIRKKNEHRFQITEALKAKRSERAQVISQLKPLTAEDKQYRMIMDEKRKEMKPFHEALGKLRSANNDVREKGMGLCSSEEELNELIESRHYHMQHESLTLVEEKQLIKEIKQLEGTREKVIANAAMRAKIQDSLGQREAIQDQVKLQGGDIDGFKKEQQAVRMKIRQLEEELKTIDDEIISLQEELTAVNEKKDKAFETLIELRKARDVANACYFQNRSLLNTAKDLAAKKDIAALQELAHAEEEKFMSQWRSNKDFRDDYEKRILPSLDLRQLSRDGRIRNPDERPIISEAPSSTGSETMPAKASVKQAKEGVNPAPLNDTVTSHKLHDAGNTKSTEVASKRKMSGPMDTENASVTEMSQKESSKVEEIDTVKLKEMKREEEIAKAKMASERKKRQAEKAAAKAAIRAQKEAEKKLKEKEKRARKKAGTSAPAALDEQTEMDMKIVEPEDTNVNIEAPISKPNKEQKGKARYRNHPKGRAPLPRVILKRQKSHSYWLWAAPAIVGALVLVLLTYYFSFGRN; from the exons ATGGTTGTGGAGACAGTCGGAGCTGATATTACTCCAAGCCAGGTCAAAGAAGGAATTGAAGGAGACAATACATTTCTTGCTGAAATGGATAGCAAGACAAAATCTAATCAGGGACACGGACTCGATGGACTGAGCAAATTTGGTTCAGTGGATGATTCACATGGAGTGAATGGAGAGGGCAAAGAGGGAGATCGTGTTGCCAATGTCAATTTTCCAAAGGATGCTGTAGATGAGTGGCCAGCACCAAAGCAATTCCATACCTTCTACTTTGTCAAGCACCGTTCTTATGAAGACCCAAAACTGAAGGCCAAAATTGAACAAGCTGACAAGGAGATCCGAAAGAAGAATGAACATCGATTCCAAATAACTGAAGCATTAAAGGCCAAAAGG TCTGAGCGAGCACAAGTGATTTCGCAATTAAAGCCTTTGACTGCTGAGGACAAACAATACCGGATGATTATGgatgagaagagaaaagaaatgaaacCATTTCATGAAGCTTTGGGCAAGCTGCGTAGTGCAAATAATGATGTGAGGGAGAAAGGAATGGGTTTATGCTCTTCAGAGGAAGAGCTTAATGAACTT ATTGAAAGCCGGCATTATCATATGCAACATGAGAGCCTCACTTTAGTTGAGGAGAAACAGTTGATTAAGGAGATCAAACAGCTtgaaggaacaagagaaaaagttaTTGCTAATGCTGCTATGAGAGCTAAAATTCAGGATTCCTTAGGTCAGAGAGAAGCTATTCAAGACCAGGTCAAA ttaCAAGGTGGTGACATTGATGGATTTAAAAAGGAGCAACAAGCAGTTAGGATGAAAATCAGACAACTGGAAGAAGAACTGAAGACCATAGATGATGAAATCATTTCCTTACAGGAGGAGTTGACTGCTGTGAATGAGAAGAAGGACAAAGCATTTGAAACTCTCATTGAATTGAGGAAAGCACGTGATGTAGCA AATGCATGTTACTTTCAAAACCGTTCACTCTTAAACACTGCCAAGGATCTTGCTGCAAAGAAGGATATAGCAGCACTGCAAGAGCTTGCCCATGCTGAG GAAGAGAAATTTATGTCCCAGTGGAGAAGTAATAAAGACTTCAGAGATGATTATGAGAAGAGGATATTGCCATCGCTAGACCTTCGTCAGCTTAGCAGGGACGGACGGATCAGGAACCCGGATGAAAGGCCAATTATTTCAGAGGCACCATCATCCACAGGATCAGAGACCATGCCAGCTAAAGCAAGTGTAAAACAAGCAAAGGAGGGTGTGAACCCCGCTCCACTCAACGATACTGTCACTAGCCACAAGTTACATGATGCTGGCAATACTAAATCAACTGAGGTGGCATCGAAAAGAAAGATGAGTGGTCCTATGGACACTGAAAACGCTTCAGTGACTGAGATGTCCCAAAAGGAGTCTTCCAAAGTTGAAGAGATTGATACTGTGAAGTTGAAGGAgatgaaaagagaagaggagattGCAAAAGCTAAGATGGCttcggagaggaagaagaggcaaGCTGAGAAAGCAGCAGCAAAAGCAGCAATCAGAGCTCAGAAGGAAGCTGAAAAGAAACTCAAG gaaaaggagaagagagctaggaAAAAGGCTGGGACGTCTGCACCTGCTGCACTTGATGAGCAGACTGAAATGGACATGAAGATCGTGGAGCCGGAAGATACTAATGTGAATATAGAAGCCCCAATTTCCAAACCAAACaaagaacaaaaaggaaaagctaGGTACAGAAATCACCCAAAAGGTCGGGCTCCGCTCCCTAGGGTCATCCTTAAGAGGCAGAAGTCACATTCATATTGGTTATGGGCTGCCCCAGCGATAGTGGGGGCTCTGGTGCTTGTGTTGTTGACTTACTACTTTTCTTTTGGAAGAAACTGA